GATGCACTTATTTATCTTACTAATAATACAataccagatattgcattttcagtaaatttattagctagctatagttcttctcctacaaaaagacattgaaaCAGAATTAACCATATACTtcgttatctccgaggaacaatagatatgagtttgttttattcaaataaatcaaaatttgatccagttggttatgcagattctggatatttatctgatccacacaaagctagatctcaaacaggttatctattcacatatagaggaactgctatatcatggagATTGGTGAAACAGACTATATCGACCACTTCttcaaatcatgctaaaattcttacaattcatgaggctagttgagaatgtgtatagcaaggtcaatgactcagcaaattcgtgaaacgtgtggcttatcttctaataaaaatcttccaacagtattatacaaagacaacacagcttgcatagcccaaattaaaggaggatatattaaaggagatagaacaaaacatatgtcaccgaagcttttctacactcatgagcTTGAAAAAAATGACAACATCaatgtacaacaaatttgttcaaaggataatctggaaaacttatttacaaagactttaccaaccgcaacttttgaaaaattggtgtaCAACATTGGAATACGGCGACTCATaaatcttaagtgatgttttcacgAGGGGAGTAAATATGTTATATTCttcttgtttattttattttatttatttatatattatgttttatttattttattattatattatattttactattatcatATTCCGTTGTGCTCTTCAAATTTACAACACTACTCTCATTTTGATAATAGCACATTGtaatatgtaaaaaaattttaaaaagctaCCACCATtccaaaacatttttcttttaagtttttgagaggaaaaaaaaaaaggttagttAAAGGAAATTCCATTATGGAGAGTGAGAAAGAGGCATATTTTTGGATCAAAACCCTTGTTATTTTGTCATCTCCGTTAGCCGCCTCACCCTAAACCTCCGAATCGCTCTCCatatttccatttttcatttcaAGTTTTCAAGGTTGAATCGCCtccatttttgtttgtttttctttcgaTTCTTTCTTGTAGTTCGATCGAAATTTGTTTCTGAATTCGTTGCTTTGATCGACAGTGAAGTTCCTGATGAAAATAGTGGTGAACTCGATTGAGAAGTGACTTGCGTTTTAAAAAATCGCGACTGCCATTACAGAATGTGGAGGTCGCTTGTGGCAGtgagagcttctctatttagAGCTTCTCGGAGCTTAACCCGATCGTCAGATGTGCCCTTATCCGACTCTGTGGCTCATTTGCAACAGTCGATCACATCGGTTGTGGTTCCTGGCTCCTGTTTCTTCAGAACCCCTAGGtatttttctcaacattatTCATATTCTTCAGATTCTGGGCCATCGATAGAGGATTTTGAATCGATTTCAGCGGAATCGGTGAACTTTGGTGAAAGTGGTGATGCGCAGATTGAAAGCTGTGTAGCTAATGAGGAAGTTCGTGAGTTTGATGGGGAGTCTGTGGTTGTTGAGGGAAATAGTGATCTCTTGGTGGAGAATGTTGTAGTTTCTGATGGGATTGGGGAGGAAGTGGAGATTTATGAGGTCAATGTGGAGCAGTTAGAAAGTGTGTTGTCTCTACTTCAGAGTACTACTGATGGGTCTTTTGAATCAAGTCTTGATGAAATGAGATTGACTCTTCATGAGGATTTTGTCCTCAAGGTGTTTGAAACCCCACATATTTTGGGTGAGAATTTGATTCGGTTTTTCCGCTGGGCTGTGAATAGTCATCCTGAGTTCAAAGTAACTACTCCTGTTGTAGATGTTCTTGTTCGCTTAGTTTGTGGTGATCTACGGCAAAGAGACGCTTATTCTTTGTGggaattaattaaagaaattggTGGAAAGCAGAGTGGTTTGCTGAATGCTGACATTCTTAATCAGTTGATAGCATTTTTTTCAAAGTTGGGAAAAGGAAAAGCTGCTTTGGAAGTGCTCGACAGTTTTGAGGTTTTGGGCTGTGTTCCTAATGCTGAATCTTACTATTTTACGATTGAAGCTCTTTGCAGGCGCTCTTCTTACGATTGGGCTTGGCCGGTTTGCGAGAAAATGCTTGATGCTGGAAGCATGCCTGAAAGTAATAGAGTTGGTAAGATCATATCATGGTTTTGCAAAGGAAAGAAGGCAAAAGACGCCCATTCAGTTTATTTACTGGCAAAGGAAAAGCGTCTGGACCTACCTCAGTTTTCTATGAATTTCTTGATTAGTTCTCTTTGTCGGGATGATGAAACTGTCGAATTGGCTCTGGAAATGTTGAACGATTTCTCAACAGGGGAACGGAAGCGTGCCATTAAGCCATACATGGTGGTCATCCGTAGTTTGTGCAGGATCAAAAATACCAGCAAAGCTAAAACTTTGCTTCTAAAGATGATTGCTGAAGGACCACCTCCAGGAAATGCAGCTTTCAATGTTGTCATTAATGGATATTCCAAAGCTGGTGATTTAGGGGAGGCAATGGAACTGATAAAACTGATGGAGAGTAGAGGATTAAAGCCAGATGTTTATAGTTACACTGTCGTTATTAGCGGTTATGCAAATGGTGGTCAAATGAAAGAGGCGTACAAAGTCTTGGATGAGGCAAAGAAGAAACACACTAAGTTGTGTCCAGTAACCTACCACACCCTCATCCGTAGTCACTGCAAACTTGAAGAGTACGACTCGGCATTGAAATTACTGAGTGAGATGAAAGACTTTGGAGTGCAACCAAATGCAGACGAGTACAACAAGTTGATCCAATCTCTTTGCTTGAAGGCTTTAGATTGGAGAACAGCAGAGAGATTGTTTGAAGAAATGAAGGCAAATGATTTGCATCTGAACGGTATTACAAGGGGTCTTATACGAGCAGTCCGGGAACTGGAAGAGGAAGAATTGCCGACTGAAGAATTGAGCATTGCAGCTTAGGCGCAACTGAATGGAAGGAAGCCTCTTCTAGTCTCTCTCACTCGTGAGTTATACTTGTTTTTTGTTGGGTGACATTGGATGTTGCTAATAATGTTTATTGTCTTGTTCTATCCTATTTCTTGTTATGTCAACGAAATTTTGTTTCAGAAGAAAAACCCAACACCCCGTAATTCTCTCTTAGACACAAGATAGTTTCTTGAGTTTGAAGCTAATTCTAATTCCGcttcaatgttttctttttgctatatttgcaaattttgagaaatcattgctatatttgtaaatttgaGAATACCTTTTTGCTATTCTTGCAAATGAAGGACCAATGAAGGTCCTAAGTAGAAGTGGGGATCGATCCCAAATCCTAATTTTTACAGAATATGGATCTTACAGAAAATAATTAGaagaattatgcatttaattgaAGTTTTACTGCATGCTAatatgaaaaagagaaaaagaaattgagaagagagaaaaataggaTTCACCCTTGAAGATCCGATCTTCACGTATGATTCCTTTTCTCCAGAATTGATCACGAATCACAACGTATTCAAAATTCTAATGGTCACCACCAAAAGTTGGTGGTGTGTTACTTCTGTGTGGGCTTGTGGATTTTGTAGGGGGAAAGGATTGAGATTATTGAGAGAGGAGGAGAGgggatctttttttttctcataacTCTTTTCTGTTGTGTCAA
This DNA window, taken from Benincasa hispida cultivar B227 chromosome 6, ASM972705v1, whole genome shotgun sequence, encodes the following:
- the LOC120080002 gene encoding pentatricopeptide repeat-containing protein At3g02650, mitochondrial isoform X1; translation: MWRSLVAVRASLFRASRSLTRSSDVPLSDSVAHLQQSITSVVVPGSCFFRTPRYFSQHYSYSSDSGPSIEDFESISAESVNFGESGDAQIESCVANEEVREFDGESVVVEGNSDLLVENVVVSDGIGEEVEIYEVNVEQLESVLSLLQSTTDGSFESSLDEMRLTLHEDFVLKVFETPHILGENLIRFFRWAVNSHPEFKVTTPVVDVLVRLVCGDLRQRDAYSLWELIKEIGGKQSGLLNADILNQLIAFFSKLGKGKAALEVLDSFEVLGCVPNAESYYFTIEALCRRSSYDWAWPVCEKMLDAGSMPESNRVGKIISWFCKGKKAKDAHSVYLLAKEKRLDLPQFSMNFLISSLCRDDETVELALEMLNDFSTGERKRAIKPYMVVIRSLCRIKNTSKAKTLLLKMIAEGPPPGNAAFNVVINGYSKAGDLGEAMELIKLMESRGLKPDVYSYTVVISGYANGGQMKEAYKVLDEAKKKHTKLCPVTYHTLIRSHCKLEEYDSALKLLSEMKDFGVQPNADEYNKLIQSLCLKALDWRTAERLFEEMKANDLHLNGITRGLIRAVRELEEEELPTEELSIAA
- the LOC120080002 gene encoding pentatricopeptide repeat-containing protein At3g02650, mitochondrial isoform X2, with translation MCPYPTLWLICNSRSHRLWFLAPVSSEPLAESVNFGESGDAQIESCVANEEVREFDGESVVVEGNSDLLVENVVVSDGIGEEVEIYEVNVEQLESVLSLLQSTTDGSFESSLDEMRLTLHEDFVLKVFETPHILGENLIRFFRWAVNSHPEFKVTTPVVDVLVRLVCGDLRQRDAYSLWELIKEIGGKQSGLLNADILNQLIAFFSKLGKGKAALEVLDSFEVLGCVPNAESYYFTIEALCRRSSYDWAWPVCEKMLDAGSMPESNRVGKIISWFCKGKKAKDAHSVYLLAKEKRLDLPQFSMNFLISSLCRDDETVELALEMLNDFSTGERKRAIKPYMVVIRSLCRIKNTSKAKTLLLKMIAEGPPPGNAAFNVVINGYSKAGDLGEAMELIKLMESRGLKPDVYSYTVVISGYANGGQMKEAYKVLDEAKKKHTKLCPVTYHTLIRSHCKLEEYDSALKLLSEMKDFGVQPNADEYNKLIQSLCLKALDWRTAERLFEEMKANDLHLNGITRGLIRAVRELEEEELPTEELSIAA